The Sphaerochaeta globosa str. Buddy region TACACCCATAAATCTTATACTAGAAAATACATAGCAAACATAGGAAACTTGTTTTTGTTTGAACTACTTGTCAGCAACATAATACACCATACTCACTATATCCTCATAGCTACCATCATCCTTGGCAAACCCTCCCCTAATCGTTCCCAGCCTTTCAAAGCCGAGCTTTTCATAGAGAGCAAGTGCCCGGGTATTGCTGGCAACCACCGCGTTGAACTGGAGCATGCGAAAATTATACTTGGATAGCTGTTTCAGGGAGTCCTCAACCAAGGCCCTTCCAATGCCTTTGCCTTGGTATTTGGCTTTCACTGCATAGGAGGCGTTGGCAATATGACCGACTCTTCCAACATTGTTTGGGTGCAAAATGTATAAGCCTACAAGCTCATCCTTCTCTTGGGCTACCGCTGTATAGCTTTGCCCGCCAAAGAAACCAGAAGCCGAAGTGCTGTCAAGCTTCTCTTTTTGGGGGAATGCGTTGCCTTCTTGGACCACCTCATTCCAAATCTCAACCATGCTTTGGATGTCTGCTTGTGTGTATGCTCTGATCGTCATGGCATAAGTGTAGCACAAACCGGCTTGCCTTGCTTTCCGTCTTTGCGGTACTCTTGCAAAGCGAGGAAAAAGCGATAATGAACCAGATAACCATCTTTGTAACACCAACTCTGCTAAAGGGGCAAAGCGATGCAGCAGCATCGTTGCTTCAGCTTGCCAAAAGCGGAGTTGTAAAGCTTGCATACCCGATGGGTTCTGAGGCCGATGCCAAAACTTTGTGCAAAACGCATCCGTATCTCTCATCCTGCCTCCAAGCAACCGAACAAACCCTCTTTGACCGTATTACCGATAAAGAAAGCACTTTCTTGCTCGATGTAGGAATTAAACTCTCCTTCTATTGCCCGCTTGAGATAGCAACTTCCTCAGTCCTTACCTTGTTTTTCCATACCCTTTCTGATGCTGTTCAATACATCGAATCCTATCCGATACCCAGTATTCAGTTGCCCAAACTCATCAAGGAACAGGCAGCACTACTCGCACAAGGCAAGTTGGTCGCCTTCCCCACCGAAACCGTCTATGGCCTTGGTGCCGATGCACTGAATGAAGAAGCAGTGAAAAGCATATTTGCAGCCAAGCAACGACCATTCTTCGACCCGCTTATCGTGCATATTGCCAAATTGGAACAACTAGAGGGTTTGGTTGTCGATCTCGACCCCAGAGCCAGGCTCCTGATGGATCACTTCTGGCCCGGTCCCTTGACCTTGGTCCTGAAAAAGCATCCCTCGGTACCTGCCATCGTCACGGCCAACAGCCAGACGGTTGCCATCCGCATGCCTTCCAATCCATTGGCTTTGAACCTGATACAAGCAAGTGGTAAAGCCATCGCAGCCCCCAGTGCAAACCGTTTCGGCTACACCAGCCCCACTACGGCTACCCATGTGAAAGAGCAGCTGGGGGAGCGTATCGATGCAATCCTGGATGGCGGTGCCTGTACGGTAGGAATCGAGTCAACAGTCCTTTCTCTTTGTACCGAGATTCCCACCATACTCAGACCGGGTAAAATTGGCATTGAAGAACTCAAACCTTTGCTCGGTGAGGTGATTGTTACCAAACAAGTAGGACCGACGGATACACATTTGGAAAGCCCGGGCTTATTGGAAAGCCATTACGCTCCTACCACCCCGCTGTATTTGGTCGACGATGTTACCCTGTATAAAGACCAAAGCGATGTCGGAGTCCTTCTGTTTGAAAAACAGAAAGTCCCATTTAAGGGACCGGTTGTCTATGTCAGTGAGACAGAGAATGCAGAAGAAGCGGCAA contains the following coding sequences:
- a CDS encoding L-threonylcarbamoyladenylate synthase — translated: MNQITIFVTPTLLKGQSDAAASLLQLAKSGVVKLAYPMGSEADAKTLCKTHPYLSSCLQATEQTLFDRITDKESTFLLDVGIKLSFYCPLEIATSSVLTLFFHTLSDAVQYIESYPIPSIQLPKLIKEQAALLAQGKLVAFPTETVYGLGADALNEEAVKSIFAAKQRPFFDPLIVHIAKLEQLEGLVVDLDPRARLLMDHFWPGPLTLVLKKHPSVPAIVTANSQTVAIRMPSNPLALNLIQASGKAIAAPSANRFGYTSPTTATHVKEQLGERIDAILDGGACTVGIESTVLSLCTEIPTILRPGKIGIEELKPLLGEVIVTKQVGPTDTHLESPGLLESHYAPTTPLYLVDDVTLYKDQSDVGVLLFEKQKVPFKGPVVYVSETENAEEAASRLYWAIRHLDTMHLRCMVGSLLPEVGIGVAINNRLRKASAKH
- a CDS encoding GNAT family N-acetyltransferase, producing the protein MTIRAYTQADIQSMVEIWNEVVQEGNAFPQKEKLDSTSASGFFGGQSYTAVAQEKDELVGLYILHPNNVGRVGHIANASYAVKAKYQGKGIGRALVEDSLKQLSKYNFRMLQFNAVVASNTRALALYEKLGFERLGTIRGGFAKDDGSYEDIVSMVYYVADK